The bacterium genome has a segment encoding these proteins:
- a CDS encoding DUF2029 domain-containing protein, which translates to LIFCIPPLYENFSAYFTSLIADDTWSWSYGQGDFIEYWSAFQLLLEGQNPYSPPLMLEIQKNLGPRGEPMMMWNPPWLLIMFAPLLSFEFSLSAKIWSIANVVAFWSVPLFIIPEKSKVNALILLASFLFMLCFPPFWMGLKLGQISGFLTLGTALYFLGIKQRKASFLGFSLLFLSLKVQLFLLPLTLFAWWILKERSCRKFILSAGPLLALIIITLVVAPNSLYAWVSTIGNQHTIEGVQAPNQWITASLSSVTSYYFFPDGSPFRLFFSRLMSLLPVPILFGYLVIHQPLKISDGFISLIVLLSVVLSPFCWFFDNSILIVPFLALFHLKTNDSDSPSTLVLFLLSSLLAVTFYLSEKFIFHHQLFWFAPLFLILLMSYLNTGKRCIISDHE; encoded by the coding sequence CCTTATTTTCTGTATTCCACCTCTCTATGAAAACTTCTCTGCTTACTTCACCAGTCTCATTGCAGATGACACCTGGAGTTGGAGTTATGGACAGGGGGATTTCATCGAATATTGGAGTGCCTTCCAACTCCTGCTAGAAGGGCAAAATCCTTATTCCCCGCCACTCATGCTAGAAATTCAGAAAAACTTGGGCCCACGGGGAGAGCCGATGATGATGTGGAATCCTCCCTGGCTTCTCATAATGTTCGCTCCTCTCTTGAGCTTCGAGTTCTCCTTATCAGCAAAAATCTGGTCAATAGCGAACGTTGTTGCGTTTTGGAGCGTTCCACTTTTCATCATTCCAGAGAAGTCAAAGGTCAACGCGCTAATCCTACTTGCTTCTTTTCTTTTTATGCTCTGTTTCCCACCTTTCTGGATGGGTCTTAAGCTCGGTCAGATCTCAGGGTTTCTCACCCTCGGAACTGCGCTTTACTTTCTAGGTATAAAACAACGAAAGGCTAGTTTTCTTGGATTCTCTCTTCTTTTTCTTTCATTAAAAGTTCAACTATTCCTCCTTCCTCTCACCCTTTTTGCTTGGTGGATATTGAAAGAAAGATCGTGCCGCAAATTTATTTTGAGTGCAGGTCCCTTATTAGCGCTGATCATAATTACCTTGGTTGTGGCACCCAACTCGCTTTATGCGTGGGTAAGCACCATCGGCAATCAACACACTATTGAAGGTGTTCAGGCTCCAAATCAGTGGATTACCGCATCTCTATCAAGCGTTACGAGCTACTATTTCTTCCCCGATGGATCGCCATTTCGACTATTTTTCTCTCGTCTCATGTCCTTACTCCCCGTGCCGATATTGTTCGGTTATCTCGTCATACATCAGCCATTAAAAATCTCTGATGGCTTCATTTCACTCATTGTTCTTCTCTCTGTCGTCCTTAGCCCTTTTTGTTGGTTTTTTGATAATTCGATACTTATAGTGCCATTCCTTGCGCTCTTTCACCTGAAGACGAACGACTCAGACTCTCCAAGCACTCTCGTACTTTTTCTCTTAAGCTCACTACTAGCCGTAACGTTTTATCTTTCAGAAAAGTTTATTTTTCACCATCAGCTTTTTTGGTTCGCGCCTCTCTTCCTGATTCTCTTGATGTCTTATCTCAACACCGGCAAGAGATGCATCATCAGTGACCACGAGTAA
- a CDS encoding DUF2029 domain-containing protein — MNRSHKAVFYAFVCLLILILLPIHLKTFFAIAGDANLVQATDNYQDYLFAHAVKAGLDPYRSLSVLHDAMSDMNLGSDMNFGKTLLWYKHGHATPHPPTVFPFIFWMSWVSPQVAYVLWALIEFGCFTAIIFLSTKIFNLRLSLTRYVLVFLLVLSADPIQIDIASGQFGLIACLFLTLYFYYQQKREYFYGGIMLGAAISIKFIGILFLPFLFFQREWKTLRSALYTVITLFVLSCLWVSISSIQSYFFEVLPHVSRIYGEHQYNISIWRVPNLLFPEAVSSEFPGVKVGIMGLLAIAVFLAVYRAARESRYVTLLALSCIISPISWVHYFSLLVPLLVVMAKESHNKALPLFLFGLFCCMDSVSRSVLTLVHDDSVANLELYAGIPLLTHFMLMVWLWRNEKKLLVVTDDASLAGVEIRHQENQEERREPKKLMVKNKLF; from the coding sequence TTGCCGATTCACCTAAAAACGTTTTTTGCAATCGCTGGTGATGCGAATCTTGTTCAAGCCACAGATAACTATCAAGATTATCTCTTTGCACATGCAGTAAAGGCAGGGCTGGATCCGTACCGTTCTCTTAGCGTCCTTCATGATGCTATGTCTGATATGAACCTTGGCTCTGATATGAACTTTGGCAAGACGCTTTTGTGGTATAAGCACGGACATGCTACGCCACATCCGCCCACGGTCTTTCCATTTATTTTCTGGATGAGCTGGGTCTCTCCCCAAGTCGCCTATGTCTTGTGGGCTCTGATTGAGTTTGGATGTTTCACGGCAATCATTTTTCTATCGACAAAGATATTTAATCTTCGTCTATCATTGACGCGGTATGTTCTTGTTTTCTTGCTCGTATTGAGTGCGGACCCAATCCAAATTGATATAGCAAGTGGGCAGTTTGGTCTCATTGCGTGTTTGTTTCTTACCCTCTATTTCTACTATCAACAAAAGCGTGAGTACTTCTATGGAGGAATCATGCTTGGGGCAGCAATCAGTATCAAGTTTATCGGTATCTTATTTTTGCCATTTTTATTTTTCCAGAGGGAATGGAAGACACTTCGAAGCGCCCTCTATACGGTGATTACACTTTTTGTTCTGAGTTGTCTTTGGGTTTCAATCTCTTCAATCCAAAGTTACTTTTTTGAAGTACTTCCCCATGTCTCAAGGATATATGGAGAGCACCAATACAATATTTCAATCTGGCGAGTCCCGAATCTTTTATTTCCTGAAGCTGTTTCCTCAGAATTCCCTGGTGTGAAAGTTGGCATAATGGGATTACTTGCTATCGCCGTTTTTCTGGCTGTTTATCGGGCTGCTCGCGAATCGCGTTATGTAACTCTCCTTGCTCTTTCATGCATTATTTCCCCGATATCATGGGTTCACTATTTTAGTCTTTTGGTGCCGTTGCTAGTTGTTATGGCAAAGGAGTCACATAATAAAGCCCTTCCACTTTTTCTCTTCGGACTTTTTTGCTGTATGGACAGCGTGTCTCGTTCTGTACTCACTTTAGTTCACGATGACTCTGTCGCTAACTTAGAGCTTTATGCGGGTATACCTCTTCTCACTCATTTCATGTTGATGGTCTGGCTGTGGAGGAATGAAAAGAAATTACTCGTGGTCACTGATGATGCATCTCTTGCCGGTGTTGAGATAAGACATCAAGAGAATCAGGAAGAGAGGCGCGAACCAAAAAAGCTGATGGTGAAAAATAAACTTTTCTGA